From Oryzias melastigma strain HK-1 linkage group LG15, ASM292280v2, whole genome shotgun sequence, one genomic window encodes:
- the tomm20a gene encoding translocase of outer mitochondrial membrane 20: MISGGRSAVVAGVCGALLVAYCFYFDRKRRSDPQFKQKLRERRRKLNSSNVQSSQSKFPDLKDPEAVQKFFLKEIELGEELLSQGEFEKGVDHLTNAIAVCGQPQQLLQVLQQTLPPPVFQMLLTKLPTISQRIISSQSLSEDDVE; the protein is encoded by the exons ATGATTAGCGGTGGGAGAAGCGCGGTGGTGGCCGGTGTGTGTGGAGCTTTGCTCGTCGCTTACTGCTTCTATTTCGACAGGAAACGGCGGAGTGACCCTCAATTTAAGCAAAAGCTGCGAGAGC GCAGAAGAAAGCTGAATTCTTCAAACGTTCAATCTAGTCAATCAAAG TTTCCAGATTTGAAGGACCCTGAAGCCGTGCAGAAATTCTTTTTGAAGGAGATCGAGCTGGGAGAGGAGCTGCTGTCACAAG GTGAATTTGAGAAAGGCGTTGACCATCTCACCAATGCCATAGCAGTTTGTGGGCAacctcagcagctgctgcaggttcTCCAGCAGACTCTGCCTCCTCCAGTTTTTCAGATGTTGCTCACAAAGTTGCCCACCATCAGCCAG cgAATCATCAGCTCTCAGTCTTTATCAGAAGATGATGTTGAATAA